In Neorhizobium sp. NCHU2750, a single genomic region encodes these proteins:
- the ybeY gene encoding rRNA maturation RNase YbeY, giving the protein MSELDIQISVEDGGWPAEEVLASLSGRVLGAAAEYLAREEDQPFPEMATELSLVFTNDVSIQEINAEWRDQDKPTNVLSFPAFPLTPGIMPGPMLGDIVVARETVEREAVDLDKTFDDHLTHLLVHGFLHLFGYDHMEKDEAEEMEALETRILAGLGLSDPYAGQDPIV; this is encoded by the coding sequence ATGTCCGAACTAGACATACAGATCAGCGTGGAAGACGGTGGCTGGCCGGCTGAGGAGGTTCTCGCCTCCTTGAGCGGTCGCGTTCTCGGTGCCGCCGCCGAATATCTTGCCCGTGAAGAAGACCAGCCCTTCCCCGAAATGGCGACGGAACTGTCGCTGGTCTTCACCAATGACGTTTCCATCCAGGAAATCAACGCCGAATGGCGCGATCAGGACAAACCGACTAACGTCTTGTCATTCCCTGCTTTTCCGCTGACACCTGGCATCATGCCGGGTCCCATGCTGGGCGATATTGTCGTCGCGCGGGAAACTGTTGAGCGAGAAGCGGTTGATCTCGACAAGACTTTCGACGATCATTTGACCCATCTGCTCGTCCATGGATTCCTCCATCTGTTCGGTTACGACCATATGGAAAAGGACGAGGCGGAGGAAATGGAAGCACTTGAGACTCGTATTTTGGCTGGTCTCGGCCTATCTGACCCCTATGCGGGCCAGGACCCGATAGTGTAG
- a CDS encoding VTT domain-containing protein: MMDPLGQLINWSAEYGLLGVFLVVFSERVIPIFPSYAILVAVGIAAESGAWSVLAALIAAIAGSYVGGSIYYLCAASVSEERSFRFLTRFALLFGTSSEKVQKMISYFRTNQAALSFTAQLVPTVRLVAPAIAGLLKVNPGPFAVAAGLGVAVWNSLFFFIGYVCARLSFNGNVSELALEVMIVLMVVESLAFVIWRRLRKKKLAAEG, translated from the coding sequence ATGATGGATCCACTTGGACAGCTGATAAACTGGTCGGCGGAATACGGGCTTCTCGGGGTTTTCCTTGTCGTCTTTTCGGAACGGGTCATCCCGATCTTTCCGTCCTATGCCATACTGGTCGCTGTCGGCATTGCTGCAGAATCGGGCGCGTGGTCGGTTCTGGCTGCGCTGATCGCTGCCATCGCCGGCAGCTATGTCGGCGGCTCGATCTACTATCTCTGCGCCGCAAGCGTCTCGGAAGAGCGTTCCTTCCGCTTCCTGACGCGGTTTGCACTGCTGTTCGGCACCTCGTCCGAAAAAGTTCAGAAGATGATCAGCTATTTCCGCACCAATCAGGCGGCGCTGTCGTTCACCGCACAGCTTGTGCCGACCGTCAGGCTGGTTGCCCCGGCAATTGCCGGTCTCCTGAAGGTCAATCCAGGCCCGTTCGCGGTGGCGGCAGGCCTTGGTGTTGCGGTGTGGAACTCGCTGTTCTTTTTCATCGGTTATGTCTGCGCGCGCCTTTCCTTCAACGGCAATGTCTCGGAACTGGCGCTGGAAGTGATGATCGTCCTGATGGTGGTGGAAAGTCTGGCCTTCGTCATCTGGCGGCGTTTGCGCAAGAAAAAGCTGGCGGCTGAAGGCTGA
- the miaB gene encoding tRNA (N6-isopentenyl adenosine(37)-C2)-methylthiotransferase MiaB encodes MNVYDSTRMGDALAGEGYVTTENMDEADLVLLNTCHIREKAAEKVYSALGRLRDMKKARAAEGKEMMIGVAGCVAQAEGEEIIRRAPAVDVVIGPQTYHRLPEALRKARGGERVVDTEYAVEDKFEHLPATEKKVIRSRGVTSFLTVQEGCDKFCTFCVVPYTRGSEVSRPVGQIIDEAKRLVDAGVREITLLGQNVNAWRSKSETGAELGLADLLYRLADIPGLARLRYTTSHPRDMDDRLIEAHRDLRNLMPYLHLPVQAGSDRILKAMNRRHTGAEYLRLIERIREARPDIAMSGDFIVGFPGETDQDFEDTLKIVEDVNYASAFSFKYSSRPGTPGADLPNHVDEDVKTERLERLQALLLKQQADFATSCVGKTIDLLLEKPGRMPGQVIGRSPWLQSVNVDAKTSQIGEIIRVRIIGTGPNSLFAEPAESLIGV; translated from the coding sequence ATGAACGTCTATGATTCCACCCGCATGGGCGATGCGCTGGCGGGTGAAGGATATGTGACGACGGAAAACATGGACGAGGCCGATCTCGTCCTGCTCAATACCTGTCATATCCGTGAGAAGGCGGCAGAAAAGGTCTATTCCGCCCTTGGCCGCCTGCGCGACATGAAGAAGGCCCGTGCCGCCGAAGGCAAGGAGATGATGATCGGCGTTGCCGGTTGCGTCGCCCAGGCGGAAGGCGAGGAGATCATTCGCCGCGCGCCCGCCGTCGATGTCGTCATCGGCCCGCAGACCTATCACCGCCTGCCGGAGGCCTTGAGAAAGGCCCGCGGCGGCGAGCGGGTCGTTGATACCGAATATGCCGTCGAGGACAAGTTCGAGCATCTGCCGGCAACCGAGAAGAAGGTCATCCGCTCGCGCGGCGTCACGTCCTTCCTCACCGTGCAGGAAGGCTGCGACAAGTTCTGCACCTTCTGCGTCGTGCCCTATACCCGTGGTTCGGAAGTCTCTCGTCCGGTCGGCCAGATCATCGATGAGGCAAAGCGGCTGGTCGATGCCGGCGTCCGCGAAATCACCCTGCTCGGCCAGAACGTCAATGCCTGGCGTTCGAAGAGCGAAACCGGCGCCGAACTCGGCCTTGCCGATCTCTTGTATCGGCTCGCCGATATTCCGGGTCTCGCCCGCCTGCGCTACACGACCAGCCATCCGCGTGACATGGATGATCGGCTGATCGAGGCGCATCGCGACCTGCGCAATCTCATGCCCTACCTGCATCTGCCGGTGCAGGCCGGTTCCGATCGCATCCTGAAGGCGATGAACCGTCGCCATACCGGTGCCGAGTATCTGCGCCTGATCGAGCGCATCCGTGAGGCGCGGCCGGATATCGCCATGTCGGGCGATTTCATCGTCGGCTTCCCCGGTGAGACGGATCAGGATTTCGAGGACACGCTGAAGATTGTCGAGGACGTGAATTACGCCTCGGCCTTCTCGTTCAAATATTCGAGCCGTCCGGGTACGCCCGGCGCCGATCTGCCGAACCATGTGGACGAGGACGTCAAGACGGAGCGGCTCGAGCGGCTTCAGGCCCTGCTCTTGAAACAGCAGGCCGACTTCGCCACATCCTGCGTTGGAAAGACGATCGATCTGCTCCTGGAAAAGCCGGGCCGCATGCCGGGTCAGGTGATTGGACGCTCGCCCTGGCTGCAGTCTGTGAATGTTGATGCAAAAACATCGCAAATCGGTGAGATTATCCGTGTACGAATCATCGGAACTGGCCCGAACAGCTTGTTTGCCGAGCCGGCAGAGAGTTTAATCGGGGTCTGA
- a CDS encoding PhoH family protein — protein MNASELVSSTARQPRSAATDANHFVLTFENNRLASELFGQFDQNLKLLEQRLNVDALPRGNSVSISGDVVATNQARRALDFLYERLQKGGSVEASDVEGAIRMAQAADDQLTLPTLERKAKLSMAQISTRKKTIQARTPTQDAYMRALERAELVFGVGPAGTGKTYLACAHAAQLLERGAVDKIILTRPAVEAGERLGFLPGDMKEKVDPYLRPLYDALYDMIPADKVDRAITAGVIEIAPLAFMRGRTLSNAAIILDEAQNTTSMQMKMFLTRLGENGRMIITGDPSQVDLPRGVKSGLVEALQILKGVEGLSVVRFKDTDVVRHPLVGRIVKAYDAQYAVHEESEEALDR, from the coding sequence TTGAACGCATCAGAATTGGTTTCTTCGACAGCGCGCCAACCCCGATCCGCAGCGACCGACGCCAACCACTTCGTCCTGACGTTTGAGAACAACAGGTTAGCCAGCGAGCTCTTTGGTCAGTTCGACCAGAACCTCAAACTCCTCGAACAGCGCCTCAACGTCGATGCCCTTCCGCGTGGAAACTCTGTTTCCATCTCCGGCGATGTCGTCGCCACCAATCAGGCCCGCCGGGCTCTCGATTTCCTCTATGAACGTCTGCAGAAAGGCGGTTCCGTGGAAGCTTCCGATGTCGAAGGTGCAATCCGCATGGCTCAGGCCGCCGACGACCAGCTGACGCTTCCGACGCTGGAGCGCAAGGCAAAGCTTTCCATGGCGCAGATCTCCACCCGCAAGAAGACCATCCAGGCCCGCACGCCGACGCAGGACGCCTATATGCGGGCACTCGAACGCGCAGAACTCGTCTTCGGCGTCGGTCCGGCCGGTACCGGCAAGACCTATCTCGCCTGTGCTCACGCAGCTCAGCTTCTGGAGCGCGGCGCCGTTGACAAGATCATCCTGACCCGTCCGGCTGTCGAGGCCGGCGAGCGCCTGGGCTTCCTGCCCGGCGACATGAAGGAAAAGGTCGATCCCTACCTCCGCCCGCTTTATGACGCGCTCTACGACATGATCCCGGCCGACAAGGTCGACCGCGCGATCACCGCCGGCGTCATCGAGATCGCGCCGCTCGCTTTCATGCGCGGCCGCACGCTGTCCAATGCTGCAATCATTCTCGATGAAGCGCAGAACACCACATCGATGCAGATGAAGATGTTCCTGACGCGTCTGGGCGAAAACGGCCGGATGATCATCACCGGCGATCCGAGCCAGGTCGACCTTCCGCGTGGCGTGAAGTCGGGCCTGGTCGAGGCCCTTCAGATCCTGAAGGGTGTCGAAGGACTTTCGGTCGTCCGCTTCAAGGATACCGACGTCGTTCGCCATCCGCTGGTGGGCCGCATCGTCAAGGCCTATGACGCGCAATATGCGGTCCACGAGGAAAGCGAGGAAGCCCTCGACCGGTAA